The following proteins are co-located in the Brachybacterium sacelli genome:
- a CDS encoding RbtT/DalT/CsbX family MFS transporter — MSSVPNTTGPVPAPGTGAREPLLDRLGFPHALRWGFLGVLVFMTGNGVESNFVSPHIAKAFGGGDDMINLAATIITMYSLAVLVGSYLAGALSDLWGPRRVMALGFAVWVVFEIAFLLALGTDSAFLVGAAYFLRGFGFPLFAFAFLVWINAVVDKRRNGTAVGWFYVMFTGGLPTLGSLVAVFMIPRFGGGFSGETWTMIASAVIVAIGFCIAWFGVKERHGSIRLAPEGETAGAVLSSGLRLTFTNKRIAMGFLTRLINTAPEFGMFIILPNVIAVQLGWGQSRWLIMTSVVYAGNILFNAAFGALGDKVGWVRTVRWFGIVGSAIGLLLWWYVPHMVPAGSDWGFVVSVAAGTVFGILLAGFVPLGAIMPAIAPKHTGAAMAMYTTAAGGATFLGSAVVAIVRPWGGNVGVVWVFVLLYACAFAMTFFLKVHQPRLHGPVVHGADSPADSPTRPA; from the coding sequence ATGAGTTCGGTACCGAACACGACCGGCCCGGTCCCCGCTCCCGGGACGGGGGCCAGAGAGCCGCTCCTGGACCGCCTCGGCTTCCCCCACGCCCTGCGTTGGGGTTTCCTCGGCGTGCTGGTCTTCATGACCGGCAACGGCGTCGAGTCCAACTTCGTCTCCCCGCACATCGCCAAGGCCTTCGGCGGCGGCGATGACATGATCAACCTCGCCGCCACCATCATCACGATGTACAGCCTCGCGGTGCTGGTGGGCTCCTATCTCGCCGGTGCGCTGTCGGACCTGTGGGGGCCGCGCCGCGTGATGGCCCTCGGCTTCGCCGTCTGGGTCGTCTTCGAGATCGCCTTCCTCCTGGCGCTGGGGACCGACTCCGCCTTCCTGGTCGGGGCCGCCTACTTCCTGCGCGGCTTCGGCTTCCCGCTGTTCGCCTTCGCCTTCCTGGTGTGGATCAACGCCGTCGTGGACAAACGACGCAACGGCACCGCCGTCGGCTGGTTCTACGTCATGTTCACCGGCGGCCTGCCCACCCTGGGCTCGCTCGTGGCCGTCTTCATGATCCCGCGCTTCGGCGGCGGCTTCTCCGGCGAGACGTGGACCATGATCGCCTCCGCCGTCATCGTCGCGATCGGCTTCTGCATCGCCTGGTTCGGGGTGAAGGAGCGCCACGGCTCGATCCGTCTGGCCCCCGAGGGGGAGACCGCCGGCGCGGTCCTCTCCTCCGGCTTGCGCCTGACCTTCACCAACAAGCGGATCGCCATGGGCTTCCTGACCCGGCTGATCAACACCGCGCCCGAGTTCGGCATGTTCATCATCCTGCCCAACGTGATCGCGGTGCAGCTGGGCTGGGGCCAGTCCCGTTGGCTGATCATGACCAGCGTCGTCTACGCAGGCAACATCCTGTTCAACGCCGCCTTCGGCGCGCTCGGCGACAAGGTCGGCTGGGTGCGGACCGTGCGCTGGTTCGGGATCGTCGGCTCCGCGATCGGCCTGCTGCTGTGGTGGTACGTGCCCCACATGGTCCCGGCCGGCTCGGACTGGGGCTTCGTCGTCTCCGTCGCCGCCGGCACGGTCTTCGGCATCCTGCTGGCCGGCTTCGTCCCGCTCGGGGCGATCATGCCGGCCATCGCCCCGAAGCACACCGGCGCCGCGATGGCGATGTACACCACCGCCGCCGGCGGCGCCACCTTCCTCGGCTCGGCGGTCGTGGCGATCGTGCGGCCCTGGGGCGGTAACGTCGGTGTGGTCTGGGTGTTCGTGCTGCTGTACGCCTGCGCCTTCGCGATGACCTTCTTCCTGAAGGTCCACCAGCCGCGGCTGCACGGCCCCGTGGTCCATGGCGCCGACAGCCCCGCGGACAGCCCGACGCGACCGGCGTGA